The proteins below come from a single Holdemania massiliensis genomic window:
- the pstC gene encoding phosphate ABC transporter permease subunit PstC has protein sequence MEENLRDWIKPGQAIRKQKTDRAVRTLFFLAALISGSCIVLITFFILMKGIQPFLPNYAYGTVSLKDFLFGTLWRQDQGVYGVGFIVINTLISAFGALLLAFPISVLTALFIVKIAPKPIKPFMKTVVELLASIPSVVYGVFAAGVITTLVKTLAAYSGVSTAGGSSLLAVILLLAIMIFPTITSLSITAIEAVDRDLELGSLALGATATQTHFKVVLTSAKSGIFAGAILGIGRAFGEATAVAMVAGNKLFGPTFNLFDITRTLTSTMLAGLKETTGLDYDIRFSVGLVLMAVILISNLTLNLIKKKVGNMN, from the coding sequence ATGGAAGAAAATCTGCGAGATTGGATCAAACCTGGTCAGGCCATTCGCAAACAGAAAACTGACCGCGCTGTGCGGACGCTGTTCTTTCTGGCGGCGCTGATTTCCGGCAGCTGCATCGTTCTGATCACATTCTTTATTTTAATGAAGGGAATCCAGCCGTTTCTTCCTAACTATGCTTATGGTACGGTGTCGCTGAAGGATTTCCTGTTCGGGACACTGTGGCGGCAGGATCAGGGTGTTTACGGCGTCGGCTTCATCGTCATCAATACGCTGATCTCTGCATTTGGCGCGCTGCTGCTGGCATTTCCGATCTCAGTGCTGACGGCGTTGTTCATCGTCAAAATTGCGCCGAAACCGATAAAACCATTCATGAAAACGGTAGTTGAGCTGCTGGCCTCGATTCCCAGTGTCGTTTACGGCGTCTTTGCAGCCGGAGTGATTACAACCTTAGTTAAGACCCTGGCAGCGTATTCCGGCGTCAGTACGGCCGGCGGCAGTTCCTTACTGGCGGTCATTCTGCTTTTGGCCATCATGATCTTTCCGACGATCACCTCGCTTTCGATTACTGCGATTGAAGCCGTTGATCGGGATCTGGAGCTGGGCTCACTGGCCTTAGGGGCAACAGCGACGCAGACCCATTTCAAAGTGGTGCTGACCAGTGCTAAATCTGGGATCTTTGCCGGTGCGATCTTAGGGATTGGCCGGGCATTTGGGGAAGCAACTGCCGTGGCGATGGTTGCCGGCAACAAGCTTTTCGGACCGACCTTCAATTTGTTTGATATCACGCGGACGCTGACGTCAACGATGCTGGCAGGCTTAAAGGAAACAACCGGATTGGATTACGATATTCGTTTCTCCGTTGGCCTGGTGCTGATGGCGGTCATTCTGATTTCCAATCTGACGCTGAATCTGATTAAAAAGAAAGTGGGGAATATGAATTGA
- a CDS encoding PhoH family protein, translated as MTHVLSMEHLSASEAAELIGFEDRNLNCLCELYGADIVFRDNQFTIRCEHPEAVAEILQEMLKMIRRSQQISEQEIRYLVRTQRKQQAVDLGDLKSKVLARTHSGKAIAPKTEGQRSFIEAMEKKTIVFAVGPAGTGKTYLAVAYAVSMMKKGEIHKIILTRPAVEAGESLGFLPGDLKEKVDPYLRPLYDALHDLLGAETTERLIEKGTIEIAPLAYMRGRTLDDAVIILDEAQNTTPAQMKMFLTRLGFQSRMIITGDLTQVDLPKSQRSGLMDAVGLLKGIEEIGVLQLSSDDVVRHPLVQKIIDRYGEKGE; from the coding sequence ATGACTCATGTCCTGTCAATGGAACATCTGAGCGCGTCGGAAGCCGCGGAACTGATCGGCTTTGAAGACCGCAACCTGAACTGCTTATGTGAACTGTATGGTGCGGACATTGTATTCCGAGATAATCAGTTTACGATCCGCTGCGAACATCCTGAGGCAGTGGCGGAAATTCTGCAGGAAATGCTGAAAATGATCCGGCGTTCCCAACAGATCAGCGAGCAGGAAATTCGATACTTAGTCCGCACGCAGCGCAAGCAGCAGGCGGTGGATCTGGGCGATTTAAAATCCAAGGTGCTGGCCCGCACCCACAGCGGCAAGGCGATTGCGCCGAAAACTGAAGGTCAGCGCAGCTTCATTGAGGCGATGGAGAAGAAAACGATTGTCTTTGCGGTGGGTCCGGCAGGAACCGGCAAGACGTATTTAGCCGTGGCCTATGCCGTCAGTATGATGAAAAAGGGTGAGATTCACAAGATCATTCTGACTCGGCCGGCTGTCGAAGCGGGAGAAAGCCTGGGATTTCTGCCGGGTGATCTGAAGGAAAAGGTGGATCCGTATCTGCGGCCGCTTTATGACGCTCTGCATGATCTTCTTGGTGCGGAAACGACCGAGCGGCTGATTGAAAAGGGCACGATTGAGATTGCGCCGTTAGCTTATATGCGCGGCCGGACGCTGGATGACGCGGTGATTATTCTGGATGAGGCGCAGAACACAACGCCGGCGCAGATGAAGATGTTTTTAACCCGGCTGGGCTTTCAGTCACGGATGATCATTACCGGCGATCTGACCCAGGTGGATCTGCCGAAGTCTCAACGCAGCGGACTGATGGATGCCGTAGGATTGTTAAAAGGCATCGAGGAGATCGGCGTCCTGCAGCTCAGCAGTGATGACGTCGTCCGTCATCCGCTGGTACAGAAAATTATTGACCGCTATGGAGAAAAGGGGGAATAA
- a CDS encoding response regulator transcription factor translates to MPRILLIEDEDSIRHLISYDLKNAGYEVIGCADGVSAREKGLSQSFDIMIIDWMLPEISGIELVRLFRGKGIDSVMVMLTARDEEEDILEAFDAGVDDYITKPFSPRELLARIQAHVKRIVKTSRRVLEMGGLTMDLGSREVRVNNQPVSLTKKEFELLEYMLRNPQIVLSRDNILNEIWDFDYDGDTRIVDVHIFKLRSKLSGSGVRISSLRGVGYKLEAEG, encoded by the coding sequence ATGCCGCGCATTCTGTTAATTGAAGATGAAGACAGCATCCGTCATTTGATCAGCTACGATTTAAAAAACGCCGGATATGAGGTTATCGGCTGTGCCGATGGCGTCAGTGCCAGAGAGAAAGGGCTGAGTCAGAGTTTTGACATCATGATCATCGACTGGATGCTTCCGGAAATCAGCGGAATTGAACTGGTTCGGCTGTTTCGCGGCAAGGGGATTGACAGCGTTATGGTGATGCTGACAGCCCGCGATGAGGAAGAAGATATTCTGGAAGCCTTTGATGCCGGCGTCGACGATTACATCACCAAACCCTTTTCTCCGCGTGAGCTGCTGGCCCGAATCCAGGCTCATGTCAAGCGGATCGTCAAAACCAGCCGCAGAGTTTTGGAAATGGGCGGCTTGACGATGGATCTGGGCAGCCGGGAGGTTCGTGTCAACAACCAGCCGGTCAGCTTAACCAAGAAAGAATTTGAATTGCTGGAGTATATGCTGCGCAATCCGCAGATCGTTCTCTCGCGCGACAACATTCTCAATGAGATCTGGGATTTTGACTACGACGGCGATACGCGGATTGTCGATGTTCATATTTTTAAGCTTCGCAGCAAGCTTTCCGGCAGCGGGGTGCGGATTTCCTCACTGCGGGGTGTCGGCTATAAGCTGGAAGCTGAAGGCTGA
- the pstB gene encoding phosphate ABC transporter ATP-binding protein PstB produces METCFEVKDLNLYYGENQALKHLNLTIGRNRVMALIGPSGCGKSTFLRCLNRMNDLIENCRITGEIHLLEQNIYDPKMNVVELRTKVGMVFQKPNPFPMSIYDNIAYGPRCQGVKEKKLLNQIVERSLKSAALYEEVKDRLHDSAMALSGGQQQRLCIARAIAMEPEVILMDEPTSALDPIATAKIEELIEQLKKTYTIVIVTHSMQQASRVSDDTAFFLLGEIVETDKTLTIFSKPKDKRTEDYISGRFG; encoded by the coding sequence ATGGAAACTTGTTTTGAAGTGAAAGACCTGAATCTGTACTATGGGGAAAATCAGGCGCTGAAACATCTGAACCTGACAATTGGACGGAATCGTGTCATGGCGCTGATCGGTCCTTCCGGCTGCGGAAAGTCCACCTTTCTGCGCTGCCTGAACCGGATGAATGATCTGATTGAAAACTGCCGCATCACAGGTGAAATTCATCTGTTGGAACAGAATATCTATGATCCGAAAATGAATGTTGTGGAACTGCGGACAAAGGTAGGGATGGTGTTTCAGAAACCCAATCCATTCCCAATGTCAATTTATGACAATATCGCTTATGGACCGCGCTGTCAGGGCGTCAAAGAGAAGAAGCTTTTGAATCAGATCGTTGAACGGTCTTTGAAATCGGCGGCACTTTATGAAGAAGTCAAGGATCGTCTGCATGACTCAGCGATGGCGCTTTCGGGAGGTCAGCAGCAGCGCTTATGCATTGCCCGGGCGATTGCCATGGAACCGGAAGTGATTTTGATGGATGAACCGACTTCAGCATTGGATCCGATTGCCACCGCGAAGATCGAAGAACTGATCGAACAGCTGAAAAAGACGTACACGATTGTCATTGTTACACATTCAATGCAGCAGGCTTCGCGTGTATCCGATGATACGGCTTTCTTCTTGCTGGGAGAAATTGTCGAAACTGATAAGACGCTTACGATTTTTTCCAAACCCAAGGATAAGCGGACGGAAGATTATATCAGCGGACGGTTCGGTTAA
- a CDS encoding substrate-binding domain-containing protein, with protein MKKLTIFLLAALVMLAGCSTPSGSDTPGDATATPSASAATIHVYTRDATSGTREAFEKAGDFAEQLTSSAIEVSSNGDMATKVGADANGIGYVSLSTDFAANGVKPLNFEGVEPSEATVLDGSYGMQRPFMFTTRAAGDYESTEKEELIAAFLDFMQNSTEGMLVVEKAGGVVDKTKGTAWAELAAKHPIVNQDNSSISIATSGSTSVEKTLKAALEAFQPMAGNFQFTMNQTGSGDGYKRVLGSEKDGANRADIGFASRAFKSGDEDTSAAMASGQYCIDAVVTIVNQANTSVSDLTQQQVHDIFTGTTTSWEEVK; from the coding sequence ATGAAGAAATTAACGATTTTCCTGCTTGCAGCGCTGGTTATGCTGGCTGGCTGCAGCACTCCATCAGGTTCTGATACTCCAGGTGACGCGACAGCTACACCATCGGCTTCCGCAGCAACGATTCATGTTTACACACGGGATGCGACTTCCGGTACCCGCGAAGCGTTTGAAAAAGCCGGGGATTTTGCGGAACAGCTGACCTCTTCGGCAATTGAAGTTTCCAGCAATGGCGATATGGCCACCAAAGTGGGGGCTGACGCTAACGGAATCGGTTATGTTTCCCTGTCAACCGACTTTGCAGCCAATGGTGTTAAACCTCTGAACTTTGAAGGGGTTGAGCCAAGCGAAGCAACTGTCTTGGATGGTTCCTATGGCATGCAGCGTCCATTTATGTTCACAACCCGGGCAGCCGGCGACTATGAAAGCACAGAAAAAGAAGAACTGATCGCCGCTTTCCTGGATTTCATGCAGAATTCAACGGAAGGCATGCTGGTAGTGGAAAAGGCCGGCGGCGTTGTCGATAAGACGAAAGGAACAGCCTGGGCAGAGCTGGCAGCGAAGCATCCGATTGTCAATCAGGACAACTCGTCGATCTCGATTGCAACCAGCGGGTCCACATCCGTAGAAAAGACGTTGAAAGCTGCTTTGGAAGCCTTCCAGCCGATGGCGGGCAACTTCCAGTTCACAATGAATCAGACGGGTTCGGGCGATGGCTACAAGCGTGTTCTCGGCTCGGAAAAAGACGGCGCCAACCGTGCGGATATCGGCTTTGCTTCTCGGGCATTCAAGAGCGGAGATGAAGACACTTCCGCGGCGATGGCTTCGGGTCAGTATTGCATCGATGCGGTCGTCACGATTGTCAATCAGGCCAATACAAGCGTATCGGATCTGACACAGCAGCAGGTTCATGATATCTTTACGGGAACAACAACTTCTTGGGAAGAAGTAAAATAA
- the pstA gene encoding phosphate ABC transporter permease PstA, giving the protein MKTNLIRRKLSDGFLQFLTLFSSLLAVGVLTALFYYIFANGLSLMNTDLLRNDYWSVSKIVAFDETVNQPGLYPRPQVLDENVAWSEKWGIGFVDYLSHEKKQLVLIETVAADSPLQSAFDTSAGAAQGKPVALSAGLQVEKIDFSQAAGTADFTGMLASATAAEVAQTLDQQAVKLTSIFIKTPGGGIRGSIITTAYLILVSLLIALPIGIASAVYLSEMAKKNRINMLIRTGIETLTGVPSIVYGLMGVSVLFPITAMMGAKTTNILLGALTMAIILLPTIIRSTEEALLVVPKGLRDASLSLGASQTQTIFKITLPCAMPGILSGILLSIGRVVGESAALIYTMGTFINDKPGLLKQGTSLAVHIWSVMSGEQPNFELACAISIMILIFVLILNIAVKFLSRQLQKSWH; this is encoded by the coding sequence TTGAAAACCAACCTGATCCGGCGGAAGCTCAGCGACGGCTTTCTGCAATTTCTCACCCTGTTCAGCAGTCTGCTGGCCGTCGGTGTTTTAACGGCGTTGTTCTACTATATTTTTGCCAACGGCCTGTCCCTGATGAATACGGATCTGCTGCGCAATGATTATTGGTCTGTAAGCAAGATCGTCGCTTTTGATGAAACAGTCAATCAGCCTGGCCTTTATCCGCGGCCACAGGTTCTGGATGAAAATGTAGCCTGGAGTGAAAAATGGGGGATTGGCTTCGTCGATTATCTCTCCCATGAGAAAAAACAGCTGGTTCTAATCGAAACGGTTGCGGCTGATTCCCCGCTGCAGAGTGCTTTTGATACCAGTGCCGGAGCAGCACAGGGCAAACCGGTAGCCCTGTCCGCTGGACTGCAGGTTGAGAAAATTGATTTTTCACAGGCTGCCGGAACGGCAGACTTCACCGGCATGCTGGCATCGGCTACAGCCGCTGAAGTTGCTCAAACGCTGGATCAGCAAGCTGTGAAGCTGACCTCGATTTTTATCAAGACACCGGGCGGCGGGATCCGCGGTTCGATCATCACGACTGCTTACCTGATTCTTGTATCACTGCTCATCGCTTTGCCGATCGGCATTGCCAGTGCTGTTTATCTCAGTGAAATGGCTAAAAAAAACCGCATCAACATGCTCATTCGGACTGGGATTGAAACACTGACCGGCGTGCCGTCGATTGTTTACGGTTTAATGGGAGTCAGTGTCCTCTTTCCGATCACCGCCATGATGGGCGCTAAGACCACCAATATTCTGCTCGGTGCACTGACGATGGCGATCATCCTGCTGCCAACGATTATCCGCTCCACTGAAGAAGCGCTGCTGGTCGTACCGAAGGGACTGCGCGATGCTTCCCTGTCTTTGGGCGCCAGCCAGACCCAGACGATCTTCAAGATTACGCTGCCCTGTGCGATGCCGGGAATTCTCAGCGGGATCCTGCTCAGCATTGGTCGGGTTGTCGGAGAATCCGCGGCGCTGATCTATACAATGGGTACCTTTATCAACGATAAGCCGGGTCTTTTGAAGCAGGGAACTTCATTGGCGGTGCATATTTGGTCTGTGATGTCCGGTGAGCAGCCTAACTTTGAACTGGCCTGCGCGATATCCATTATGATTTTGATCTTTGTCTTGATTTTAAATATAGCGGTAAAATTTTTGTCCCGCCAACTTCAGAAAAGCTGGCATTAG
- a CDS encoding transposase — protein MNFDLFSLVYKRGSFKPLKHIHYDFLRFFFQKQLLDRMEAKLNSPDFKIVKKQCYRDYPDGFYVYSPPSTHKSTQDCVDYIVRYVGRPVMAQSRIEDYDVDLDFVWWHYIDHQTHERVDVFDSTLVFMKKLILHIPDDHFKMVHYLGAYTSRKKKLYRCIQKMLRKPRAWIRKKLSSYREFRKESTGIDPFLCSCGHIMELVESFFPAGLEVKINETWQLYDWHRELDPLQVY, from the coding sequence TTGAATTTTGATCTCTTTTCCCTTGTTTACAAACGCGGTTCATTTAAACCTTTAAAACATATCCACTACGATTTTCTGCGGTTTTTTTTTCAAAAGCAGTTACTGGACCGCATGGAAGCCAAATTGAATTCCCCAGATTTTAAAATCGTAAAAAAGCAATGTTATCGCGATTATCCTGATGGCTTCTATGTTTACTCTCCACCTTCCACTCACAAATCTACTCAAGATTGTGTGGATTATATTGTTCGTTATGTTGGTCGTCCTGTCATGGCTCAAAGTCGGATTGAAGACTATGATGTTGACCTTGACTTTGTCTGGTGGCACTATATCGACCATCAAACCCACGAACGTGTAGATGTGTTTGATTCCACTCTCGTTTTCATGAAAAAGCTCATTCTTCATATTCCTGATGATCATTTCAAAATGGTTCATTACTTAGGCGCCTATACTTCTCGAAAAAAGAAACTTTATCGCTGTATTCAAAAAATGTTACGTAAGCCTCGAGCTTGGATTCGTAAGAAGCTTTCTTCTTATCGAGAATTTCGTAAGGAGTCCACAGGCATTGATCCCTTCCTTTGTTCCTGCGGACACATCATGGAATTGGTTGAATCCTTTTTCCCGGCTGGATTGGAGGTGAAAATCAATGAAACCTGGCAACTCTATGACTGGCACCGTGAACTCGATCCCCTTCAAGTGTACTAA
- the phoU gene encoding phosphate signaling complex protein PhoU — translation MKMDESLALFQALIIEMYRKVRLMHQMALEVIHTGDKEKALQLIRMDDFVNHMEEEVNDQAQSVLALLSPVASDLRKVIAGIKIASDLERIGDYAKNVAEFVIKKGPAEPPFVAEQATAIGERFLAMLDDAMRAYEQEDVQQAYEIPQQDEQINAQFEQLTGQIESALQEGMTMKHLVPLVAMLRNFERSGDHTKNICEHLIYQVKGQHIDFG, via the coding sequence ATGAAAATGGATGAATCCCTGGCTTTATTCCAGGCTTTGATCATCGAGATGTACCGCAAAGTCAGACTGATGCATCAGATGGCTCTGGAAGTGATCCACACCGGCGATAAGGAAAAAGCGCTGCAGTTAATTAGGATGGATGACTTTGTCAATCATATGGAAGAGGAAGTCAATGACCAGGCCCAGTCTGTCCTGGCTCTGCTGTCACCAGTAGCAAGTGATCTGCGCAAGGTGATCGCTGGGATTAAAATTGCTTCCGATCTGGAACGAATCGGCGATTATGCGAAAAATGTTGCGGAGTTCGTCATTAAAAAGGGCCCGGCGGAGCCGCCCTTTGTCGCTGAGCAGGCAACCGCCATTGGCGAACGGTTTTTAGCCATGCTGGATGATGCGATGCGTGCTTACGAGCAGGAAGATGTTCAGCAGGCCTATGAAATTCCGCAGCAGGATGAACAGATCAACGCTCAGTTTGAGCAGCTGACTGGACAGATTGAATCTGCGCTGCAGGAAGGGATGACAATGAAGCATCTTGTACCGTTGGTTGCGATGCTGCGCAACTTCGAGCGTTCCGGCGATCATACAAAGAATATCTGCGAGCATTTAATTTATCAGGTTAAAGGTCAGCATATTGATTTTGGCTGA
- a CDS encoding YabP/YqfC family sporulation protein, which produces MITVSEKQAMIEDFERLILVSPEQIITESKQGRMIVEGSGLHIRVFSADEIILSGQIRRVKFDAE; this is translated from the coding sequence ATGATCACAGTCAGTGAAAAACAGGCCATGATCGAAGACTTTGAGCGGCTGATCCTCGTCAGCCCCGAACAAATTATTACCGAGTCCAAACAGGGCAGAATGATCGTCGAAGGCAGCGGCCTTCATATCCGGGTGTTCAGCGCCGATGAAATTATCTTGTCCGGACAGATCAGGCGGGTGAAGTTCGATGCGGAATAG
- a CDS encoding sensor histidine kinase encodes MKTSEILILILTVAGLSLFCAQGLLEAWSALVLLGLVAAALLWHSQDQLREKMRTKEQSLKTQVRSSAKDASLKQKQILTILTNIPSPLAMMDSYGHLTLYNEGFSQFLTEESEAEINYRDERIAVEVRLFLKEAYLSENAIVRNLHRNGIDFQCLSVPIHENGRFNGCLLVFQDITQAMEKERMQKRFIADASHELKTPIAAIKGMIEILNRDTFDDPDTMKDFHLQIEKEAKRLEMIVADLLKLSRLSMNTLALTPSACELTPLFESLIKELRPQAEQRGVSIEAENLTQGFFWLDEQKIHQALANLLMNALVHSQPEHIWLKAEMHHGRLRLTVRDDGCGIDPKHLDRIFERFYRVEESRSRASGGSGLGLAIVKAIVTAHQGEIEVVSEVGRGTCFEISLPVSLSENPVHSSSAPISVNSSK; translated from the coding sequence ATGAAAACCTCAGAAATTCTGATCCTGATTCTGACGGTTGCCGGCCTGTCCTTGTTCTGCGCCCAGGGATTATTGGAAGCGTGGAGCGCCTTAGTTTTATTGGGCCTGGTTGCGGCGGCGCTGTTGTGGCACAGCCAGGATCAGCTGCGCGAAAAAATGCGGACGAAGGAACAATCATTAAAAACGCAGGTTCGCAGTTCAGCCAAGGATGCGTCATTGAAACAGAAGCAGATTCTGACCATTCTGACCAACATTCCTTCTCCGCTGGCAATGATGGATTCCTATGGTCATCTGACATTGTATAATGAGGGCTTCAGCCAATTTCTGACAGAGGAAAGCGAAGCAGAAATCAATTATCGGGATGAACGGATCGCGGTGGAAGTTCGGCTTTTTCTTAAAGAAGCATATTTAAGCGAAAATGCGATTGTCCGCAACCTGCATCGAAATGGCATTGATTTTCAGTGCCTGTCCGTACCGATTCATGAAAATGGCCGGTTTAACGGCTGTCTTCTTGTATTTCAGGATATCACTCAGGCAATGGAAAAGGAGCGGATGCAGAAACGCTTTATCGCCGATGCTTCGCATGAGCTGAAAACCCCGATTGCCGCGATCAAGGGCATGATTGAAATCCTCAACCGGGATACCTTTGATGATCCGGATACGATGAAGGATTTTCATCTGCAGATTGAGAAAGAAGCGAAGCGGCTGGAAATGATCGTGGCGGATCTTTTGAAACTGTCGCGGCTGTCGATGAATACCCTGGCGCTCACTCCTTCAGCCTGTGAACTGACGCCGTTATTTGAGAGCTTGATCAAGGAACTCCGTCCGCAGGCTGAACAGCGAGGGGTCAGCATTGAAGCGGAGAATCTGACGCAGGGGTTTTTCTGGCTGGATGAACAGAAAATTCATCAGGCGCTGGCCAATTTGTTAATGAATGCACTGGTTCACAGCCAGCCGGAACATATTTGGCTGAAAGCGGAAATGCATCATGGCCGGCTGCGGTTGACGGTGCGGGATGACGGCTGCGGGATTGATCCGAAACATCTGGATCGAATCTTTGAACGTTTTTACCGCGTTGAGGAATCGCGGTCGCGGGCCAGCGGCGGCAGCGGGTTGGGATTAGCGATTGTAAAGGCGATTGTAACTGCCCATCAGGGAGAAATCGAAGTTGTCAGCGAAGTTGGAAGGGGGACCTGCTTTGAGATCAGCCTGCCTGTTTCGCTGTCAGAAAATCCAGTACATTCATCAAGCGCACCCATTTCAGTCAATTCATCGAAATAA
- a CDS encoding sporulation protein YqfD has protein sequence MRNRLPFLFGMDCWRLKIPLTFFLNQCFRQDIEVMELKQTPEGLVFWSPVTSRRRILSLFEAAERVKTSGVAGFLLHQFHQPLRLFSVALSIALWTFYSHCIVQVDVSGTDPVLQRQIEQQLADNGYAVPFFTTDQNLAETIEFLIKESFEDRLGWTEVTRTGSRIQLQFTDKEYVETPQLTNEPIYAQKEGMVVRFDVQHGEKKVKINEIVHPGDLLIDNELKDAFEVPQPLYVKGKVYGYTWYTVESTLQEAPDFPLHDALAFFRLLMDCRGQIAQQLQADEKIIKENVLLFDRNAGTITMKIHYTLLEDLTRP, from the coding sequence ATGCGGAATAGACTTCCTTTTCTGTTTGGCATGGACTGCTGGCGGCTGAAAATACCGCTGACGTTTTTTCTGAATCAGTGTTTTCGACAGGACATTGAGGTCATGGAACTGAAACAGACGCCAGAGGGGTTGGTCTTCTGGTCACCGGTAACCAGCCGGCGTCGGATTCTCAGCTTGTTTGAAGCGGCAGAGCGGGTAAAGACCAGCGGTGTTGCCGGTTTTTTGCTGCATCAGTTTCATCAGCCGCTGCGGCTGTTTTCGGTGGCTTTGTCTATTGCATTGTGGACTTTTTATTCCCACTGCATCGTTCAGGTCGATGTCAGCGGTACCGATCCTGTCCTGCAGCGGCAGATTGAGCAGCAGCTCGCCGACAATGGCTATGCTGTTCCCTTTTTTACGACGGATCAGAATCTGGCTGAAACGATTGAATTTCTGATCAAGGAAAGTTTTGAGGACCGCTTGGGCTGGACCGAAGTGACCCGCACCGGTTCGCGGATCCAGCTGCAGTTTACGGATAAAGAATATGTTGAAACACCGCAGCTGACCAACGAGCCGATCTATGCTCAAAAAGAGGGAATGGTCGTCCGTTTTGACGTTCAGCATGGCGAAAAGAAAGTGAAGATCAACGAGATTGTTCACCCCGGTGATCTGTTGATTGACAATGAGCTGAAAGATGCGTTTGAAGTGCCGCAGCCGCTGTATGTTAAGGGAAAGGTCTACGGTTATACGTGGTATACCGTGGAAAGCACACTGCAGGAAGCGCCGGATTTTCCGCTGCACGATGCGCTGGCGTTTTTTCGTCTGTTAATGGACTGCCGCGGTCAGATTGCACAGCAGTTACAGGCGGATGAAAAAATTATCAAAGAAAATGTTTTACTTTTTGACAGGAATGCGGGTACAATAACGATGAAGATCCACTACACCTTGCTGGAGGATCTGACACGACCTTAA